TTTGCTGGTTAATGTGTTATGTACCACATTGCCATCTTTAATCTTTCGGCAATATTCTGGGACTGAGGGGGTTTAGCCTTGTCACAAGGGATACTAGCTACATTTTTTTCTTATTGCTTCTTTCTTAATCTGCTACAGTTAGTTCAAAGCTACAAAAGTTAGATGACACGACTGTTGGTGTATATTATGGTCGCGTTGTACCAGGTCACAATCTCGTATGACTTTATTACCGTTCAAttatttttcttgaaaaaatttgtttttttgattaTCTGAGGTGAAGGAGGATATCAGTTTATGGTCATCAAGAATGTCCAAAACTGGTAAATACTTCCTGGAATCCCTGAGACTAAGAAATAGTAATTAAATAAAAATCAGCAAACAATGTCCAAAGTTGGTAAAATACTTCCTGGAATCCCTGTGATTAAGAAATAATGAAATAGAAATCAGTAGACTTGATGAAACTTGAAAGAGCTGTGTAGGTGCTGAAACCTACATCAATCTAAAGAAATTCTGTTTTCATTCATGAGTTTTggattaacattaaattacattgTATGAATACAATTACGGAACAGTTCAGAGTGAGACTCTCATCACTCATCGTTCTCTTatttacaacaacaaaagaaaaggttttattTTACATTCAACTTCAATAAACGTAGTAATTGAGATCAAATATCAATAACTTGAATAAATTTCTTCGAAACCCATTTCTTAGCATCAGATGAGACCTTGATATCTTCAACCAAAACACTTCTCAACTTGGGCAACGCCATCAAAATCACATCCACACCTTCAACTCCCACCCTTGAACACTGCCTGATATCAACATTCTCCAACCCTTTACAATTCTTGCACATTAAAACCATAGCAGAATTTGTTATCccacgacaccctctcagcttaatGTCAACCAAATTCTTACAAGAAGCAAGCATAGACACCAATTCCTTATCAACTAACATTTCATTAAAAGACAAATCCAATTTCCTTAATCCCTTCAAATTTTGTCCCAATGTAGTTAACAGACCAGGTTCTCTCTCAACAACATCACAATTTATAAGTGCTAATTCTTCAAGTTTCATACTATCTGCCCCAAGATTCTTAAGAGCTTCACCTGTAATAAGACAACAACTTTGTAGTCTAAGACTTACAAGACCATTAAAACACTCCCCAATTGCAGATATATGATAGTTATCAAGGTCTAATGGTAACCGAAAATCGATACGCTTAATACTCGATTTAGTACTTGTTATAAACCTATGCAAACCTTCTCTACTACCTCCATCATATAAGAGCAGTGAATCCAGTGAATTACAGTGTTCCGACAATTGAAATAGAACAACATCAACAATTGTTCTACTTGTTCTTACCTCAATTTGTTCAAGATTCTTTAAACAGTTAAAAAATGAAGTAAATGAATCACCATACCCGATGCTTTCACAGTTTTTTAAACGTAAATTCCGAAGATTTTTGCAATTCTTCCATAACCAATTCATTCCATGATCCTCAGCTCCAATACCGGATAAACACAGAGTTTCTAAGCACAGCCCAGATTT
Above is a genomic segment from Papaver somniferum cultivar HN1 chromosome 10, ASM357369v1, whole genome shotgun sequence containing:
- the LOC113319663 gene encoding F-box/LRR-repeat protein 2-like — encoded protein: MENLLCDELLQEIFTRVPSTSSSSVSLVSKRWLNLYRTSITSLSICINQNNNPSSISSFLSNYPHLSSISVVSESNPNSKISSCSEHVLMSIASNFPNLHLLRFLAGPISPSSLISVSNSCKHLTSLHVSSPRPLNFHWLKNFPFLKDLSFTNSSPKYDDYLTLHSLNSHPDYGSDSEEETQVSGKSGLCLETLCLSGIGAEDHGMNWLWKNCKNLRNLRLKNCESIGYGDSFTSFFNCLKNLEQIEVRTSRTIVDVVLFQLSEHCNSLDSLLLYDGGSREGLHRFITSTKSSIKRIDFRLPLDLDNYHISAIGECFNGLVSLRLQSCCLITGEALKNLGADSMKLEELALINCDVVEREPGLLTTLGQNLKGLRKLDLSFNEMLVDKELVSMLASCKNLVDIKLRGCRGITNSAMVLMCKNCKGLENVDIRQCSRVGVEGVDVILMALPKLRSVLVEDIKVSSDAKKWVSKKFIQVIDI